The following coding sequences lie in one Acropora palmata chromosome 3, jaAcrPala1.3, whole genome shotgun sequence genomic window:
- the LOC141876695 gene encoding uncharacterized protein LOC141876695 has translation MRKGYKIFAVQHGGWCAASATAYKTFDKYGKYKACQSDGEGGPWANQVYVIKDFETLGCYRDTGNRAIQPLEGKDSLLDGSHGSRKYPIVKCAVAAMRNGYSVFALQNGGWCAASAIAVKTYDKYGKSGSCRFDGEGGPWANQVYLADC, from the exons ATGCGAAAAGGATACAAAATTTTTGCAGTTCAACATGGAGGATGGTGTGCAGCCAGTGCAACAGCTTACAAGACTTTTGACAAGTACGGCAAATATAAAGCGTGTCAGTCAGATGGTGAAGGTGGGCCATGGGCCAATCAGGTTTATGTCATCAAAG ATTTTGAAACCCTTGGCTGCTACAGAGATACTGGTAATCGTGCCATCCAGCCATTGGAAGGAAAAGATTCCCTTTTGGATGGTTCTCATGGCTCCCGAAAGTACCCCATCGTAAAGTGTGCCGTAGCTGCGATGCGAAATGGATACAGTGTATTTGCACTTCAAAATGGAGGGTGGTGCGCAGCCAGTGCTATAGCCGTAAAGACCTATGACAAGTACGGCAAGTCTGGTTCCTGTAGATTTGATGGCGAAGGTGGACCATGGGCCAATCAGGTCTACCTAGCAGACTGCTAA
- the LOC141876674 gene encoding UDP-N-acetylhexosamine pyrophosphorylase-like has translation MDMEKLQIHLKENHQEHLLKHLAALSEGQQKAFHHDLLKIDFPKINRSFKKTMTEANASDKKDEKLQPVPPENVGSVIGEENSSTVLEWKERGLQVVSEGKVAVLLLAGGQGTRLGVSYPKGMYDVGLPSGKTLYQLQAERILKVQDLAFIQTGKKSTVPWYIMTSEHTMDDTKKFFEDHKYFGLQMNDVIFFEQRTLPCFFFDGKIILDQLGKVARAPGGNGGLFEALRDDSRIDEMKNRGIEYVHVYCVDNILVKMADPVFIGFCIDKSVECGAKVVEKTKPEEKVGLVVRCNGKFQVAEYSEISEEVQQRRDPDGKLTFREGNLANHFFTIGFLEKVVKELEPSLKFHIAKKKIPYINNAGERIIPKETNGIKLEKFVFDVFEFTQQFAVLEVAREEEFSPLKNAPGSASDNSDTAKRDLFNLHYNYIIKAGGNFVDSDESTPVVCEISPLLSYAGEGLEDEVRGKQFSARHNLYLMGKNEETTEENGEIPSQKIKES, from the exons ATGGATATGGAAAAGCTTCAGATACATCTCAAAGAGAACCACCAAGAACATTTGCTCAAACACCTCGCGGCACTGAGCGAAGGGCAGCAAAAAGCGTTTCATCACGATCTCCTAAAAATCGACTTTCCGAAGATTAATCGCTCTTTCAAGAAAACTATGACCGAGGCCAACGCCAGCGATAAAAAGGATGAGAAATTGCAGCCAGTCCCTCCAGAGAATGTGGGAAGCGTCATTGGAGAAGAAAATTCCAGTACAGTGCTTGAGTGGAAAGAGAGAGGTCTTCAAGTTGTTAGCGAGGGGAAAGTTGCGGTGTTGCTTTTGGCCGGGGGACAAGGAACTCGTTTAGGAGTGAGCTATCCCAAGGGAATGTATGATGTCGGTTTGCCTTCCGGTAAAACCCTTTACCAACTACAAGctgaaagaattttgaagGTGCAGGACCTGGCTTTTATACAAACTGGGAAGAAGTCTACAGTTCCATG GTACATAATGACAAGTGAGCACACAATGGAtgacacaaaaaagttttttgagGACCACAAATATTTTGGACTTCAGATGaatgatgtcattttttttgaGCAGCGCACTCTCCCCTGTTTCTTTTTCGATGGTAAAATAATTCTCGATCAACTGGGTAAAGTTGCTAGAGCTCCTGGAGGCAATGGTGGCCTTTTTGAGGCCTTGCGTGATGACAGCCGTATTGATGAAATGAAGAATCGTGGGATTGAGTACGTTCATGTTTATTGTGTGGATAACATCCTTGTCAAGATGGCCGATCCTGTGTTTATAGGATTCTGTATCGACAAGTCTGTGGAATGTGGTGCCAAG GTTGTTGAAAAGACTAAGCCAGAGGAGAAAGTAGGGCTTGTTGTGAGATGCAATGGAAAATTCCAG GTGGCAGAGTACAGTGAGATTTCAGAGGAAGTCCAACAAAGAAGAGATCCAGATGGAAAGCTAACTTTCCGAGAAGGCAACTTAGCCAACCATTTCTTCACCATTGGCTTTTTAGAGAAAGTTGTGAA AGAATTGGAGCCATCTCTTAAGTTTCACATTGCCAAAAAGAAGATACCATATATCAACAATGCTGGTGAGAG aaTTATTCCAAAGGAAACTAATGGAATTAAACTGGAGAAGTTTGTCTTTGATGTTTTTGAATTCACACA ACAGTTTGCAGTGCTAGAAGTTGCACGAGAGGAGGAATTTTCACCTCTTAAAAATGCTCCTGGATCCGCATCAGATAACTCAGACACTGCAAAGAGAGATCTATTTAATCTGCATTACAACTATATCATCAAGGCTGGAGGAAATTTTGTGGACAGTGATGA ATCCACTCCTGTAGTTTGTGAAATTTCTCCTTTGCTCTCGTATGCTGGAGAG GGACTGGAAGATGAAGTTAGGGGCAAACAATTTTCAGCAAGACACAATTTATATCTCATGGGAAAGAATGAGGAAACCACAGAGGAAAATGGTGAAATACCTAGCCAGAAAATCAAAGAGAGTTAA